The region TCAGCCCGGTCTTGCTGAACGGCGACAGCGCCGCAGCGGTCTTGTGGTACGCGACCGCATCCGCGCCTTCGGCCGGATAGAAGAACGGCGTATCCATCGGGCCGGGCCCCACCGCGGTCACGGAAATGCCGCGTGCGCCGTATTCCTTCGCCGCGGCGCGCGTGAAGTGCTCGACGGGCGCCTTGGCGCCCGCGTACGCCGCGTAGAACGGCGTGAACGCGCCGAGCAGCGAGGTGACGAGCGTCAGCAGCTTGCCGTTGTCCTCCAGGTGGCGGCCCGCCTCCTTGATGAAGAAGAACGCGGTCTTGCTGTTGACCGCGAACATCTCGTCGTACTCGGCCTCGGTGATCTCGGTGAACGGCTTCTTGAGCACCTTGCCGACGGTGTTGATCGCGATGTCGATCTTGCCGAAGCGGTTCTTCGCGTCGTTGAACAGCCGCTCGACGGCCTCCGCCGACGTCAGGTCGCCCCGGAACGCCGCCGCGTTGGCGCCCGCCGCCTCGAGCGCAGCCACCGTCTCGTCGGCCTGCGCCTTGCTCGATGCACTGTTGTAGTGAACCGCGATCGATTTCGCGCCGTGGCTCGCGAGGTCGCGCGCGATCAGTCCGCCGAGGTTCTTCGCGCCGCCGGCGATCAGGACGACCTTGTCCTTGAGGGTATGTGCTGTCATCAGTGACTCCATCGCGTTGAGAGGAGTCCGTAGTGTAGGCAGGCTTCGGCGCGCGGTCAGCATGCACGGGCTGGATAGATTATCCAGAAATCAGATACAAACGGAAACGTCATACAAATTGCCGCCCGACCCGGGATTCGCTCGCGGGCGTCGGCAATGGCGCGCGGAGTAGCGGCCGCCGGCCGACTCCGGCAGCGCCGCGCCGCCGCCCGTCATGCGCATCGCGCATGACACGGCCGAGCGAATGGAAAGCCTGGCTGGGCAATCCCGCGCCGCCCGGCATGGCGGCGGGCGCGCGTCACTTCACGCTGAAGCGATAGCTGCCCTGCGTGCGATGGCCGTCGGTCGCGACCGCGACCCAGCGCACCGTATAGTCCCCCGCCGCGATCGGCTTGAGCGCGACCGACATGCGCTTGCGGTTCGCGGCGTCGATCGTCGCGCGGCCGTCGGCGGCCGGCTGGCCCGCCGCGTCGGTCACGACGATCGAGCTGAAGGCCGGTTCGAGCGGCTCCGTGAAATCGATCGCGACAGCATGCGGCGCGTCGGTGACGACCGCGTTGGCGGCCGGCTCGCTGTGTTCGGGTTTCGCGTGCGCGAAGGCCGCGGCCGACAGCGTGAGCGCCAGGACGGCGAGCGCGCCGCGTCGGGCGAGCGGCATCAGGATGGAAGTCATGGCTTGCCTGTATCGTTGGTTCATGCACGCGCCGCGACGGCGCGTCCGGACCCGGCAGCTTACCAGCCCCGCGCGACGCGCTTGGTACAATGCGCGCGCCATGAATCTCGAAAGCATTCTCTTCAAGCAGGGCTTCGGCTCGCGCCGCCAATGCCGGGCGCTGATCGACGCGGGCCGCGTCGCGGTCGACGGTGCGATCGCGGCCGACGCCGACGCCCATTTCGACACGACGGACCTCGTGTTCGAGGTCGACGGCGTCGCCTGGCCCTACCACGAGCGCGCGTACCTCGCGCTGAACAAGCCCGCCGGCTACGAATGCTCGCGCGATCCGCAACATCACCTGAGCGTGTTCAACCTGCTGCCGCCGCCTTTCGCGGCGCGCGGCGTGCAGTGCGTGGGCCGGCTCGACCAGGACACCACCGGCCTGCTGCTGCTCTCCGACGACGGCCAGTTCGTGCACGCCTACACGTCGCCGAAGCGCAAGGTGCCGAAAACCTACCTCGCGACCGTGCGCCACGTGCTCGACGACGCCCAGCTCGACGCGCTGCGCGCCGGCGTGCTGTTGCACGGCGAGCCGAAGCCGCTCGCGGCGCGCGCCGCGCGCGCCCGAGAAGAACGACTCCTCGAGATCGCGGTGCTCGAAGGCAAGTATCACCAGGTCAAGCGCATGGTCGCCGCCGCGCACAACCGCGTCGATGCGCTGCACCGCGAAAGCATCGGCGGCTACCGCCTGCCGGACGCGCTCGCGCCCGGCGCGTGGTGCTGGCTCGCCGAAGCCGATCTCGCTGCATTGCGCAACACGGCGAATACCCTCTGAGGGAAAGCCCGGAGCGTCCTTCGAAGGCCCCGCGGCGCACCTTGCGGCGCAGCATGGCAGAGTTGAAATCCCCCGCTATACTCGAATCAAAACCAAAAAAACTGGTTGAGGGGAGACATCATGATCATCAACAGTCCGATTGAACTTTCTTCGGTGATGCTCGCGTTCGCCGCGCTTGGCGCGATCGTGATCGGCGCGCTTTTGACGGCAATGCACCTGAAGCGCAAGTACCATCCGAGCCTGATCGGCGCCATGATCGGCGCCCTGCTGTGTTTCCTGCTGATCGAGGCGCTGCCTGCGATCACCTGATCACGGCCGGGCGACGCCGCGCAGGAAGTCGTCGACGTTCGGATAGCGCAGCGCGATCCGCAGTTCGCTCTTCATGCGCGCATTCACGAGCCGGCGCGATTCGCGCATGAACGACAGCAGCGACGGATCGAGCTGCCGTTCGGCCTCGGCGCGCGTGATGCGCGGCGGCGGCGCGAGCCCGAACGCGCGCGCCACGCGCGCGAAGTAATCCCCCATTTTCAGCTCGGTGTCGTCCGACGCATGGTAGGCGCGCGACGCGCGGCCGCGCGTCGCCGCGCGCAGCAGGATCGTCGCGAGATCGTCCGCCTGGATGTGATTGGTGTAGACGTCGTCCGCCTCGCACAGCGCGGGCGTGCCCCGTTCGAGCCGCGCGAGCGGCAGGCGGTTCGCCGCGTAGATGCCGGGAATCCGCACGATCCGCGCCGACAACGCGCCGCGCGCGGTTGCATCGCGCAGCTGCCGCTCCGCCGAGACGCGCCGCCGCGCACGCGGATTCGCCGGCCGCGGCGTGCGCGTCTCGTCGACGCGCACGCCGCCGCAGTCGCCGTAAACCCCGCTCGTGCTCGCGTAGACGAGCGTGGGCGGGCGGAATCGCTCGGGTACAATACGCGCTGCCCGACGCGGCGGCCCGGGCGGCCGCGCGGCTGCGCGCCGCCCCGGCGCCGACAGCGCGGCGATCAGGGCGCGGGTTCTGCGGTCGTCGATGCCGGACGGCTGCGGTGGCGCGAGGTGCAGCACGACGGGCGCAAGTCCCGCGAGACGCCCGAGCGACGCCCGCTGGTCCAGGTTGCCGACGAGGGGCACCGCCCCCGCCGCCCGCAGTTCGGCCCGCCGCGCCGCCTGGCTCGTCAGGGCAATGATGCGAAGCGGCGCACGGCGCGCGCGCAGCTGCTCGACGCAGCGCGCGCCGACATCGCCGCAGCCGACGATCAGTACGCGCCGGCGGCGCAGAATTCGTGTCGCGATCATGGTGTATGCGTGTTTTGTAGCGGATGCATTGTAGCCGCCGTGCGCATGCCGCACGGTCCCCACATTTTGTTCTCAACGACTCTATGGCATTCAACGTAACCCTCAAGCAAAGCGGCCGGCAATTCCAGGTCGAGGCCGACGAAACCGTGCTCGCGGCCGCGCTGCGACAGAACGTGCATCTGCCGTACGGCTGCAAGAACGGCGCCTGCGGCTCGTGCAAGGGCACGATCGTGCAGGGCCAGATCGAACAGGGGCCGCATGCGGCGTCCGCGCTGTCGAACGACGAACGCACCCGAGGCCTCGCGCTGCTGTGCTGCTCGAAGCCGCAATGCGATCTCGAGATCGACGTGCGCGAGATCGCCGGGGTCGACGGCGTCCAGGTGAAGAAGCTGCCGTGCCGCGTCAACGCGCTCGAACGCCGGGCGGACGACGTGGTCGTGCTGAAGCTGCAGCTGCCCGCCAACGAGCGCCTGCAATATCTGGCCGGCCAGTACATCGAATTCATCCTGAAGGACGGCGCGCGCCGCAGCTACTCGATGGCGAGCGCGCCGCACGACGACGGCCCGGTCGAACTGCACATCCGCCACATGCCGGGCGGCAAGTTCACGGACCACGTGTTCGGCGCGATGAAGGAGCGCGACATCCTGCGCTTCGAAGGGCCGCTCGGCACCTTCTTCCTGCGCGAGGACTCCGACAAGCCGATCGTGCTGCTCGCCTCGGGCACGGGCTTCGCGCCGATCAAGGCGATCATCGAGCACGCGCGGCACCTGGGCCTCGAGCGCCCGATGACGCTCTACTGGGGCGCCCGTCGCAAGAAGGACCTGTACCTGCTCGAACTCGCCGAGCAATGGGCGCGCGAGACACCGAACTTCCGCTTCGTGCCGGTGCTGTCGGAGCCGGACGAAGGCGACGCGTGGACGGGCCGCACAGGCTTCGTGCACCGCGCGGTGATCGAGGATCTGCCGGACCTGTCGGGCCACCAGGTGTACGCATGCGGCGCGCCCGTGATGGTCGAGTCCGCCCAGCGCGATTTCACCGCGCACCACGGGCTGCCGGCCGACGAGTTCTACGCGGATTCGTTCACGAGCGCCGCGGACCTCGCGCACCCGGTCTGAACGCAGGCGGGCACGCGCGACCGCCGCGACCTCGAATTGTTGCATCGCGGCGGTTTACTTGAAGACGCGTGATGCCGTATGCTTGCGTGCATGAACCGCTACCTGTCCACACTTCGACGTCGCCGCTCGCCGCTCCGCCCGGATGCCGCCGGTTCGTCACGGACTCGCGCGTAACACCTGCCTCACCGGTTACGCACAAGCTGTTCGACTCACCCAGCCACGGCATTCCGTGGCTTTTTTATTGTCTGTTTCCGACCACCCGCTGGAGTTCGCCGTCATGTCCCTGAACGATTACCCGATCGACTCGCTGATGTACATCACGAACCGCCCCGACCTCGTGTTCACGCACGGCAAGGGCTCCTGGCTCTACGATCACACCGGCAAGCGCTATCTGGACTTCATCCAGGGCTGGGCGGTCAACAGTCTCGGTCACTGCGACGACGGCGTCGTCGAAGCGCTCAAGAACCAGGCGGAACAGCTGCTGAACCCGTCGCCCGCGTTCTACAACGCGCCGATGGCGAAGCTCGCCGCGCTGCTCACGCAACACAGCGTGTTCGACAAGGTGTTCTTCACGAACAGCGGCGCCGAAGCCAACGAAGGCGCGATCAAGCTCGCGCGCAAATGGGGCCGCAAGTTCCGCAACGGCGCGTACGAGATCATCACGTTCGACCACAGCTTCCACGGCCGCACGCTCGCGACCATGTCCGCGAGCGGCAAGCCGGGCTGGGACACGATCTACGCGCCGCAGGTGCCGGGCTTCCCGAAGGCCGAGCTGAACAACATCAATTCGGTCGAGAAGCTCATCACCGAGAAGACGGTCGCCGTGATGCTGGAGCCGATCCAGGGCGAAGGCGGCGTGATCCCCGCGACCCGCGAGTTCATGCAGCAGCTGCGCGCGCTGACGAAGCAGCACAACCTGCTGCTGATCGTCGACGAAGTGCAGAGCGGCTGCGGCCGCGCGGGCACGCTGTTCGCGTACGAGCTGGCCGACATCGCCCCGGACATCATGACGCTCGGCAAGGGTATCGGCAGCGGCGTGCCGCTCGCCGCGCTGCTGTCGACGGCGGACGTCGCGGTGTTCGAAGCCGGCGACCAGGGCGGCACCTACAACGGCAATCCGCTGATGACCGCGGCAGGCTACGCGGTGATCTCGCAGCTCGTCGCCCCCGGCTTCCTCGAAGGCGTGCGCGCGCGCGGCGAATACCTGAAGCGCAAGCTGCTCGAATTGTCGGAGGAGCGTGGCTTCGAAGGCGAACGCGGCGAAGGCCTGCTGCGCGCGCTGCTGCTCGGCAAGGACATCGGGCCGCAGATCGTCGAGAAAGCGCGCGACATGCAGCCGGACGGCCTGCTGCTGAACGCCGCGCGGCCGAACCTGCTGCGCTTCATGCCCGCGCTCAACGTGACGAACGACGAGATCGACCAGATGATGGCGATGCTGCGCTCGGTGCTCGACACGCTCTGAGCGAGGCCCGCCATGTCCCCCGAGACGAGCGGCGGCGCCGCGCTCGCGATCCGCGCGTTCGAACCGGCCGACACCGAGGCGGTACTCGCGGTCTGGCGCGACGCGTTCCCACACTACTCGGACGCCGATGCGCCGCCGCATCGCGATCCGCTGCGCGCGATCGAGATGAAGCGCGCCACCCAGCCCGAGCTGTTCTTCGTCGCGCTGTGCGACGGCCGCCTCGTCGGCACACTGATGGCGGGCTATGACGGCCATCGCGGCTGGCTCTACTCGCTCGGCGTGGCGGCCGGCACGCGGCGCGTCGGCATCGGCCGCGCGCTGATCGCGCACGCGGAAGCCGTGCTCGCCGCGCGCGGCTGCGTGAAGGTGAACCTGCAGGTGCTGGCCGGCAACGACGACGCGTGCCGCTTCTACGAAGCGCTCGGCTATCGGGCCGAACCGCGCCTCTCGTTCGGCAAACCGCTGCCGGGCGTCTGACGCGCGGCGGGCCGCGTCGCGCTCAGCGCGTGATCGGCCCGCCGCCTGGCGCCGGGTTGCCGAGCGTATCGGTCGGCACCGTCTGCTGGTCGAACGCGGCGAAATAGGCCGCCCAGTGCGCGGCGCCGAGATTCACCAGCAGCGCGCCGTCCTGCCAGACGTCGTTGTGGTCGTTGCTGTCGTCGCCCGCCTGATGCGCGTAGTGCGGCCCCGCCGATCCCTGGTTCAGGTGGGTGTCGTGGATACCGTTCCCTTCCTGATACACGCGGCCGTACACATACAGGTCGAGCCCCTCCTGCTGCGCCGTCCGGATCAGCCTCAGCACCGACGGAATCGGCTCCGCCTGCTCGCTGCCGTCCATCACGTCGCTTTGCCGCCACGGCCCGGTCTCGTCGAGGACCGTGCTGCGCAGATAGTCGAGCGCCGGCAGCACGGCGGCGCCCGTCAGGTCGTTGTAGCCTTCCGGCGCCGCGGCGAGCGTCTGCGTGAGCGGATGCTGGTAGTCGTAGACGAGCTTGTAGCGCAGCAGGTCGTCCGCGTCGTTGGTGCCGACGTTGATCGCGACATCCCAGTCGCCGCCCGCCATCGCCAGCGTCACGTGCACGTGGTACTGGATCTCGTTGCCGTGCCCGGCCGACCGGAGGCCCGCGATCCGCCTGATCGTCGCCTTCACGAAACCGTACTTGAGACTCATGCCCGACCTCCCTCGTATCGATGGATCGCGCGGCCCCGCGCGTCGCTCAGCGCAACAGCATCGGCGCGCGCGATGTCCGCACGATGACGCGCGGAGCGGCCGGCTAGGTGCGGCCGGCTCAGACACGGCCGCCGCGGCGCGGCCGCCGCTAGAAAGGCTCGACGATCCGGCTGACGGCAGGTGCGCCGCCCGCCGTGCCGTCGAGCCGCACGATCAGGTCGAACACCTGCGGATTCCACGGGTCGGGATAGCTGCCCGCCGGGGCGCCGAGCGCCGCGAGCAAACCCGGGATATGCCCGTGGTGCCAGCAGACCACGACGCGCCGGCCCGCATACTTGTCCTTCTCCAGCAAGTCGCGCGCAAGCTTCGCGTAATCCTTGTCGGCGATCTTGTCGTCGATCGGCACGCCGACCTGCTGCGACAGCGGCGTCACGGTCTCGACCGGCCGGGCGCTGTCCGCGCCGGTCGCCGCCGCGAGGATGAAATCGGGGACGCCGAAGGTTGCGGGCACGTAGGTCGCGAGCGCCGCCGCGCGCGCCTCGCCGGCCGGCGACAGGTTCGGATCGCTGGCGTCCCGAGGCTTCTCCGCATGCCGCATGACGAGGATGAACAGAGGGAAGGACATGAGACGGATCTCCTGACACGACATCGACATGGAACGCGGCGGGTGCACCGCGACGTCGCCGGCGCCGCGCGCCAACCGCCTCGATTATAGGAAGCGCTACACGCGACGGGCGCGGCGAGCCGAGCCGGGCTGCACCATGACAAAGGGCCGCCCCGGTTCCCCGGGGCGGCCCTTGCGCAAGCGGCGCGGCGCGGCCGCGCCGCGCGTCACTCGCCGAGGTAGGCGGCGCGCACCTTCGGATCGTCGAGCATCTGCTTCGCGTCGCCCGACATCGTCACCGTGCCGGAGTCCATCACGTAGCCGCGATCGGCCGCCTGCAGCGCGAGCCGTGCGTTCTGCTCGACGAGCAGCACGGTCAGGCCTTCCTTCGAGATCTCGCGCACCACTTCGAAGATCTTCTCGACCATGATCGGCGAGAGGCCCATCGACGGCTCGTCGAGCAGCAGCAGCTTCGGCTTGGACAGGATCGCGCGCGCCATCGCGAGCATCTGCTGCTCGCCGCCCGACAGCGTGCCCGCCAGCTGCGTCGCCCGCTCCTTCAGGCGCGGGAAGAAGCCGAACATGCGCTCGACGTCATGCTTGATGCCGTCGTTGTCGTTGCGCAGGTAGGCGCCCATCTGCATGTTCTCGAGGATCGACATGCGCGCGAAGATCCCGCGGCCTTCCGGCACCATCGCGAGGCCGCGCTTGAGCAGTTCGTGCGTCGGCACGCCCTTGATCGACTGGCCCAGGTATTCGATGTCGCCAGCCGAATACGGCTTGAGGCCC is a window of Burkholderia sp. FERM BP-3421 DNA encoding:
- a CDS encoding SDR family oxidoreductase — its product is MTAHTLKDKVVLIAGGAKNLGGLIARDLASHGAKSIAVHYNSASSKAQADETVAALEAAGANAAAFRGDLTSAEAVERLFNDAKNRFGKIDIAINTVGKVLKKPFTEITEAEYDEMFAVNSKTAFFFIKEAGRHLEDNGKLLTLVTSLLGAFTPFYAAYAGAKAPVEHFTRAAAKEYGARGISVTAVGPGPMDTPFFYPAEGADAVAYHKTAAALSPFSKTGLTDIEDVVPFIRHLVTDGWWITGQTLLINGGYTTK
- the copC gene encoding copper homeostasis periplasmic binding protein CopC encodes the protein MTSILMPLARRGALAVLALTLSAAAFAHAKPEHSEPAANAVVTDAPHAVAIDFTEPLEPAFSSIVVTDAAGQPAADGRATIDAANRKRMSVALKPIAAGDYTVRWVAVATDGHRTQGSYRFSVK
- a CDS encoding pseudouridine synthase gives rise to the protein MNLESILFKQGFGSRRQCRALIDAGRVAVDGAIAADADAHFDTTDLVFEVDGVAWPYHERAYLALNKPAGYECSRDPQHHLSVFNLLPPPFAARGVQCVGRLDQDTTGLLLLSDDGQFVHAYTSPKRKVPKTYLATVRHVLDDAQLDALRAGVLLHGEPKPLAARAARAREERLLEIAVLEGKYHQVKRMVAAAHNRVDALHRESIGGYRLPDALAPGAWCWLAEADLAALRNTANTL
- a CDS encoding NAD-dependent epimerase/dehydratase family protein translates to MRHAHGGYNASATKHAYTMIATRILRRRRVLIVGCGDVGARCVEQLRARRAPLRIIALTSQAARRAELRAAGAVPLVGNLDQRASLGRLAGLAPVVLHLAPPQPSGIDDRRTRALIAALSAPGRRAAARPPGPPRRAARIVPERFRPPTLVYASTSGVYGDCGGVRVDETRTPRPANPRARRRVSAERQLRDATARGALSARIVRIPGIYAANRLPLARLERGTPALCEADDVYTNHIQADDLATILLRAATRGRASRAYHASDDTELKMGDYFARVARAFGLAPPPRITRAEAERQLDPSLLSFMRESRRLVNARMKSELRIALRYPNVDDFLRGVARP
- a CDS encoding CDP-6-deoxy-delta-3,4-glucoseen reductase; this translates as MAFNVTLKQSGRQFQVEADETVLAAALRQNVHLPYGCKNGACGSCKGTIVQGQIEQGPHAASALSNDERTRGLALLCCSKPQCDLEIDVREIAGVDGVQVKKLPCRVNALERRADDVVVLKLQLPANERLQYLAGQYIEFILKDGARRSYSMASAPHDDGPVELHIRHMPGGKFTDHVFGAMKERDILRFEGPLGTFFLREDSDKPIVLLASGTGFAPIKAIIEHARHLGLERPMTLYWGARRKKDLYLLELAEQWARETPNFRFVPVLSEPDEGDAWTGRTGFVHRAVIEDLPDLSGHQVYACGAPVMVESAQRDFTAHHGLPADEFYADSFTSAADLAHPV
- a CDS encoding acetylornithine transaminase, whose amino-acid sequence is MSLNDYPIDSLMYITNRPDLVFTHGKGSWLYDHTGKRYLDFIQGWAVNSLGHCDDGVVEALKNQAEQLLNPSPAFYNAPMAKLAALLTQHSVFDKVFFTNSGAEANEGAIKLARKWGRKFRNGAYEIITFDHSFHGRTLATMSASGKPGWDTIYAPQVPGFPKAELNNINSVEKLITEKTVAVMLEPIQGEGGVIPATREFMQQLRALTKQHNLLLIVDEVQSGCGRAGTLFAYELADIAPDIMTLGKGIGSGVPLAALLSTADVAVFEAGDQGGTYNGNPLMTAAGYAVISQLVAPGFLEGVRARGEYLKRKLLELSEERGFEGERGEGLLRALLLGKDIGPQIVEKARDMQPDGLLLNAARPNLLRFMPALNVTNDEIDQMMAMLRSVLDTL
- a CDS encoding GNAT family acetyltransferase, producing MSPETSGGAALAIRAFEPADTEAVLAVWRDAFPHYSDADAPPHRDPLRAIEMKRATQPELFFVALCDGRLVGTLMAGYDGHRGWLYSLGVAAGTRRVGIGRALIAHAEAVLAARGCVKVNLQVLAGNDDACRFYEALGYRAEPRLSFGKPLPGV
- a CDS encoding DUF2278 family protein, with the protein product MSLKYGFVKATIRRIAGLRSAGHGNEIQYHVHVTLAMAGGDWDVAINVGTNDADDLLRYKLVYDYQHPLTQTLAAAPEGYNDLTGAAVLPALDYLRSTVLDETGPWRQSDVMDGSEQAEPIPSVLRLIRTAQQEGLDLYVYGRVYQEGNGIHDTHLNQGSAGPHYAHQAGDDSNDHNDVWQDGALLVNLGAAHWAAYFAAFDQQTVPTDTLGNPAPGGGPITR
- a CDS encoding histidine phosphatase family protein, yielding MSFPLFILVMRHAEKPRDASDPNLSPAGEARAAALATYVPATFGVPDFILAAATGADSARPVETVTPLSQQVGVPIDDKIADKDYAKLARDLLEKDKYAGRRVVVCWHHGHIPGLLAALGAPAGSYPDPWNPQVFDLIVRLDGTAGGAPAVSRIVEPF
- a CDS encoding ABC transporter ATP-binding protein, producing MAAAMLKIKGLQVNYGGIQAVKGVDLEVKQGELVTLIGANGAGKTTTMKAITGLKPYSAGDIEYLGQSIKGVPTHELLKRGLAMVPEGRGIFARMSILENMQMGAYLRNDNDGIKHDVERMFGFFPRLKERATQLAGTLSGGEQQMLAMARAILSKPKLLLLDEPSMGLSPIMVEKIFEVVREISKEGLTVLLVEQNARLALQAADRGYVMDSGTVTMSGDAKQMLDDPKVRAAYLGE